In a genomic window of Wyeomyia smithii strain HCP4-BCI-WySm-NY-G18 chromosome 1, ASM2978416v1, whole genome shotgun sequence:
- the LOC129718187 gene encoding 28S ribosomal protein S11, mitochondrial — MALLKNCYALRSVLRAIPNRPVGHSAILLKSEDRKSMLSSLPTKDEGTVGERLMGMDALISKRDRFFPDANTPTALFNGIPFNEIPICNIRVSPNNTIITICDAKGTPQLIRSCGIEGFKNTRKGTNIAAQATAISICTKAIERGYKNVRVTIRGLGPGRMSAIKGLEMAGINIVSITDTTRVSWNPPRPRKQRKL, encoded by the exons ATGGCCCTGCTAAAAAACTGTTACGCTCTAAGAAGCGTTTTACGTGCAATCCCCAATCGCCCGGTAGGGCACAGCGCAATACTCCTCAAATCAGAAGACCGCAAAAGCATGCTTTCTTCGTTGCCCACTAAAGACGAAGGTACTGTTGGAGAACGTTTAATGGGCATGGACGCCCTAATATCCAA ACGAGATCGCTTCTTCCCAGATGCCAATACACCAACCGCCCTCTTCAACGGTATACCATTTAATGAGATTCCTATTTGCAACATTCGTGTTTCGCCAAACAACACTATAATTACCATTTGTGACGCCAAAGGAACTCCCCAGTTGATCCGGTCATGCGGAATCGAAGGTTTCAAGAACACCCGTAAGGGTACGAACATCGCCGCGCAAGCCACCGCAATCAGCATTTGCACA AAAGCCATCGAAAGAGGATACAAAAATGTGCGAGTGACAATTCGTGGACTGGGACCAGGACGAATG TCGGCAATCAAAGGATTGGAAATGGCTGGTATAAATATCGTCTCAATCACCGATACAACTCGTGTATCTTGGAACCCACCACGGCCACGCAAACAAAGAAAGCTTTAG